DNA from Negativicutes bacterium:
TAAAAAATTAGTTCAAAAAACTTATTTCCGTCATTCTGGATATCCAGGAGGAACTACATTTACTACTGCTGGTAAAATGTTAGAAACTAGACCGGAAAGAGTAGTTGAAATGGCAGTTAAGGGTATGTTACCTAAAAACAGCCTTGGTCGCAAAATGTTTACAAAATTAAAAGTATACGCTGGTGCAGAGCATCCACATGCTGCTCAAATGCCAGAAGTATTAGAAATTAACGTAAGATAAACCGGAAGGGGGAACAAATAAATGGCATTGGTTAACTACTACGG
Protein-coding regions in this window:
- the rplM gene encoding 50S ribosomal protein L13 — translated: MKTTFMANPATVERKWYVVDAEGKTLGRLAAEVAKVLRGKNKPTFTPHVDTGDHVIVLNADKVVLTGKKLVQKTYFRHSGYPGGTTFTTAGKMLETRPERVVEMAVKGMLPKNSLGRKMFTKLKVYAGAEHPHAAQMPEVLEINVR